The segment CATGGCCTCTGGGTCCCTGCTCTGAGACGGCCCGCCGCCTTGGGAGGCATCATCACCTGGAGTTTAGAGGaagtgaaatgtgtgaaaaagctGAACCAACAAGAGGGAAGTTGGAGCGGAGTCGTGAGACAGAGGAATTCTTGAGGAGGGGGAAAACATGGCCTCAAGACATGGAAATCAAGACACGTCACATAATTGCAATGTTACATGTCTGCTCCTCTACTAATATAAGAGCTAAAATtacaaaaagtaataaaacaaaaaagctcaATCTGCAAGCTGCATTTAAACTTTTCCTGTATAAAAACAATGGAAAAGCAACAGCAGTGTGCAGCCAAGCTAGAAGCTCTATAAAGCTGCACTTAGCAACATGCTAATGAAAACAGGTGATGGTAGCACTGTTCATACCCCATGGAGGGTTTCCCAGGTCTTTGAAGTGAGTGGTGACAGAAACCAGATCTGTCTCGATCTTCAGATTCATCTCTCCGTTCAGGTTGGCCTCGATtacctgacacacaaacaaacacacacacacacacacacacacacacacacacacacacacacacacacacacacacacacacacacacacacacacacacacaaacacacacacacacacactttaattatatatatagcTAACAAACTGTAACTTCTAAGAGTTTACACATCTGTCACCGTGTGAACAATTTCTAACATAAAATACCATCAGTTTATGTTAAAGTtgcttttctgctttattaTCAACTGAATATATTATTACTGAAGAAAACGATAAACTAAACTATAACAATAAAATCCAAAGTGTCAAAAACAAGAATCTGAGATAATGAAAAAGATCTGTAACGTTTTAACCATCATCAATGAAACAGCAGGTGAGTGAGGTTGTAATCACTGGTGAGACAGGAGGTGGTTATGGAACTAATCCCCCCTTAACCTGGGTGgagtgaagaagaaatgtgattCTTACCAGGAAGTTGGAGAGGTTCTTCATCCTGTCCACGACGTTCTTCATGATCTTCAGAGGAGGTAGGTAGATACTGACCTGGAGGGACAGACATGACAAAAGACATGACATTCACCTGTATGGAAAACTAATCATCAGAGGATGATTACTGTCCATCAGAAAACctaatatttcatttcacagcACTCTTCACTTACGTCAAAGTCTGGCATGCTTGGCTCTTTGAATTCATGCCAAAGTCTCCGGGGGATGACGTCAACAGGGACGTCATGAGTGACGACTCGACTGACGCTGGACAATGTGGGCTGGACAGAGCagagacataaagacataaaactcTGCCAAACTGCAACATTTAAACTTGCAATACCTGATATTTTGTTCAGATtgagataaaaataataacacatttgacattttatccTTTCAGCTCGAAGGGTGTTAGTTGTTAGAAGATTCACAGATTTATCGTCCAGGGTGGTTTCACGTCACagaagtgagtgtgtgagtagATTTTTGGCCTTAGTTTTCCTGGGGATGTGTGAAAGGGCAGCGTGagagttttctatataattctgtatacaagATGTGTGCATCATCGTTCTCAAATGTTAGGACCTTGAAGAGTGCCATGTCCTTCAGATGAAGGTacgctgctcctcctctgctgggCCACACAATATTGGTCCTTTCGTGATTTGGTGTCTGTTCTGTAGAGCAAATAGATCTCTTTCTCAGTGTCTTCCTGAGTTTGAAGTGGACAGAAATGTAGTTTTCCAAAAATCCGTCCGAGCTTCTCAGACATACTAGCCATGTAATGAATGACAAGAATCTTCAGCTGGCCTAGAATGTTCTATTGTAGACCATAGACCATAAGAGCTGTCTTCAGGTGTCTTCTTTTTGGCCTCTttggaggtggggatgttttccAGCCCTGTGATGTGAGTCCTGATGTCTCCTAGTTTGTGTCGCAATGGGTGGTGAGTGTCAAACAGCAGTTACTGGTCAGTTATTGGTAGGTTTACTGTCGATTTCAATTTCTTGGCTGCCATCGGCCCCTTTGAGGAATGCACAGCTAAttgtcttttctgtcatttctttctcctccttttcttccatGTATGAGCTGGCAGCGTTGGGTGACACTTAGGAAGCCATTGCACAGCCATGTCTCTGTAAAAGTCATCTCTAAAGCAGATGGTGCTCAGACAAGAGTCCAGGTCTGTTCCTCCATCCCAGCAAAATCCAAAGAACTTGATACATTTCCCAAGAAGGCCACAGTTAATGACTTAAAGACCTACCAACtactcagactgaagaagctacttggatgagtactgaaatgtttcaacctaacaagaatGAAGTCCATTTGCtgtgactcaacttccagataacaacaatacaataacaaatattaaactgaacaaatagtaaaaacaaaaattaatgtgtgcacatacagcaGATGAGTGTGTGGTGACAGAAcctgaaaaaaaatataacttgCTCTTTTTTCCCTATATATTTACAGTGCAGCAGATGTCACTGTTACAGTCTCACCAGCTCGGCGGCGATGGTGAGGCAGGGGCAGTGTTTCTTAGTCAGTTTGACTTTGACGGACTTGGCGCTCTGGACCGTCTTCAGGGCTCTAGACAGGTTCTCTGGAGTCACTTCCAGACATATCTCATTGTCCTCAGAGGATACACCCTCCATCTGGTACTCATCAAAGAAGTTGGCCTGTAGGGAGGAAGCACACAATGACAGGATCAGCATGATTAATAAAGGGAACCTCATCCAAATGACAAACCGAAATAAAATGACGGTACGGAGGCATTTTTCAGTTAATTCTGTATCTTAGCAGATTTCACTGGGAGCTACCTtgtacaaaaaatgaaaatgctgcatATACTGTGAATGCAGTATGAAAATTTATCATCTAATAACAGCTTCTGCCTATTTTGATGATGACTGATCAAAATGCAGGACACCGTTTGTTTTAAGCACCTCACCTGtgagatttttctgtttttaaaataggGTATGATAATAAACTGAATGTCCAGTTGGTCAAATAGAACAATAAAGTTGAAGGAATCACAGAGAAATAGTAAAAGAGTGTTTTTATAATGCCTCAcacattaaatttgttttcagacacattttcagTGAGACACTGcaggttatgtttttttttttgtttgtttgtttacctgtgACAGTTCACACCACATGCTGACACCTCCATTGGCCACTTTACCAGACAGAACAAAGAACAGGTTGTCTGGAGTCAGTCGCAGGACGCACATCTTCGTCAGCTTTGAGATGGTGGTGATAACTCCTGGTGACGATGAGGAAATGCAAAGTTACAAACCACAGCAAACATAACAGAAAAATCATTAAGCCTCTAAATGCGCACATTTCATTAAGTAAGAAAACCTAAAGCTGAGTTACAATAAATAActgcaatgttttgtttttgctttttcacttTAAAGAACATGAAATCTACATGAAAACAAGACACTATTTTCCAAACAAGAGCTTGAATTACAAGCCTGCAATTAATGATTCCTTTACCCTTAATAATTAATCCATGACCGCTCCTGataattttatgtaaaaaaaatattacaaatctg is part of the Anabas testudineus chromosome 2, fAnaTes1.2, whole genome shotgun sequence genome and harbors:
- the hus1 gene encoding checkpoint protein HUS1: MKFRGKIIDIACLNHFTRVITTISKLTKMCVLRLTPDNLFFVLSGKVANGGVSMWCELSQANFFDEYQMEGVSSEDNEICLEVTPENLSRALKTVQSAKSVKVKLTKKHCPCLTIAAELPTLSSVSRVVTHDVPVDVIPRRLWHEFKEPSMPDFDVSIYLPPLKIMKNVVDRMKNLSNFLVIEANLNGEMNLKIETDLVSVTTHFKDLGNPPWGDDASQGGGPSQSRDPEAMAEAKVDIRKLQQFLMGQQVNPSKAMCNIVHQRVVHLILLHEDVSLQYFIPAVA